The DNA region GAGAGGATAAAGTAGTTTTGATGCGGTTTTTGCTTACATGTAACGTGTTCCTATTTTTGTCTATAACACCACTTTTGAGTGAGGATTTTATCTCTAAAATGGAGTATGCGAAGATGCTCTATTCTAACCCTAGAGGCATTGGCTGTAACAAATGTCATGGTGAAAAAGCTGAAGGTGCTATTATCTCAAAATACATCTCAAGAGGTAAAGAAGTGACCCTCTCTGCACCTGCGATTACCAGCGTTTCTAAAGAACGCTTTTTTCAAGCTTTGACGTCTCAACATAGAGTCATGCCGACTTATTTTTTAACATGGCAGGAGATTGATAGTTTGTATTATTACGTCTCAAGTGAAGTGAAAAAGTAGTTTGTATAGAAACTTTCTGTAAAATTTTAAAAAATAATCAATGAGGATCATGAAAATGCACTATGATAAAAGCATTAAAGCATATGAAAAAGCTCAAAATGTCATTCCTGGTG from Sulfurospirillum diekertiae includes:
- a CDS encoding cytochrome c, which translates into the protein MRFLLTCNVFLFLSITPLLSEDFISKMEYAKMLYSNPRGIGCNKCHGEKAEGAIISKYISRGKEVTLSAPAITSVSKERFFQALTSQHRVMPTYFLTWQEIDSLYYYVSSEVKK